A stretch of DNA from Acanthochromis polyacanthus isolate Apoly-LR-REF ecotype Palm Island chromosome 21, KAUST_Apoly_ChrSc, whole genome shotgun sequence:
TCATGATAATGCAAAAATGCTTCAACATTGTAATCCTTAACATACACTAAGATTAACTTCAAGCATTAAAACCTGTTTCACTGTCATCATAAACTGGATTTACAAAGTGCACACCTGTCTGAGTCAAATAGAGTGAATTATTTGTTGAATATAGATCAGGAATATCTGGCAGCATGCTGGGCTTGTCAAACATGGGGTTGTCAAACCCATGGTCAAGAGGGTCACCAAGGGCtaaatcattgtttttctttgtactgCTCAGAGATGGCATTGAAGGTATTCTTGGCTTTTTAACAACCCCCTTACGAATAAGGACAACCATGACAACAGCAAAagcaataataattaaaactcCAAACACAATTCCAACCACCATCCCTGCACTGCTCCCAGACTGATTGCCGCTGCTCCCAGAGGAGGCTTGAAATTCAGCCTCCACAATTCCAATGGTAGTACCATGAGAACGAGCATCATTTATTATGTCCTGGGCCAGAGTCTCTGCCTGTGCTCCCTTCTCTTGATCCAGAATAACTACTTGGATCTCAGGTGTAGAACCAAATGGAATGACCTCCATCAACCGTTGTGAATTAAACACTTTAGACATGCCCAGCTGGCTGGATTTATATTGTGGTTGGACAAGAAAGAGCTGACGGATTCGTTCTCTGTAAGTCTGCAGGTTGAAACCTGTGTCATATTTGATGGTAATGATGGCACCACACACCTCACAGCAATGTCCTACGGGGAGGAGAGGCTTCTTGCAGCTCACAGACTCACATGTTACTGTGCCACAGATCTCCTGATTGTTCACAGAGTTCCCGCATTCACAGCCAGAAGGATCCCCACAGCCTGCGTGTCCAACAGTGACAGCAGACGATCCGTGAAACTGCAGTCGGCCCGAGCGTGAGCTGAGATACTGGGAGAACTCAGATGTGCTGTCAAACATCTTCCccaacacagacacagatttgACAGGGATGGTAGACTGACTGGAGCTGGTGTCCACACTGAAGGATGAGAGGTCTTTAAAAACAACGTCGTCATATTGGCAGGGGACACTCTCCTCATGGACCGAGAACAGGAAGTTTTCATCGTGCAGGTCATTCAGAGTTGCAGCTGCCTGCCACAGAGCTGGATTAAACCACTGGAGAGACGCTGGATCTTTGAACTGGGCTGTGACACCTGCTCCACAGTCTGGGTCTTGTCCACTGACAACATAAAACCCAGCTCCTGAATTGAGGATGAACTCTCCGTCAACTGGCAACCTTATCTCCCGCACAGCATGTGTGGActccacaaacacagacactttTCTTTGCGCTGAAAACTGAACTGTATCACTGCCACATGGAACAGCTCCTTTGTCCCAGTTGGTTTTATTCTCGTAGTTGGCATCAGGAATCCACTGTTTGTAGAGGGTCTCAGCTGCCCCAACAAGGCAGAAGAGCAGGAGGACATCTGGTGTTTTCAGCATCTTGAATATTTGTGACAGGCAGATTGAACATTTTGTGACCTTTGTTTCCAACCTTGTGACTAACACAGCTCAGGTGCATGAGCTTCACATGACAGCATGATCAAGCAGATGATCTGTAAAAGATTCACCTTTTCTGCAATAACAGACCTGCATGAATACAGGAATTTTGCTTATTAAGTTAAAATTTCTTTTCGTATTAGAAAATGTGTATTTGTCCTTTTAGGTTTTCTCTATTTCTATTCTTTTGAACAAATATCTAAGAATTACCAGACTGTGGAATTTCTCttattctattttcttttttaggtGTAGGTAAACTAACAAAGATAACTAACATGTAAGAATAACTGTAGGATATTTAaatcattaatatttattatggCTTTTAAAGCATGCAAATACATATTCGGCAAAATGATTTCTACCAATCCTGCAAGGCCCTCAGttactttgttttgtgttacaaCCCTTATTTGCTAAGGTTTTTACTGGAAACTGTAATAAAACCAAACAACCTCTGAACGTAGTTTAACTTTTGTGCAGTCTGTGCAATACATGCCCTTCCTAGGACACTCTTACAATGCTTCACCTCATGGTTTCCTATTAAAAATGAAGGTAATCCACTAATTTCACATGCATAATTTCACTTCAGTCAGTCAATAGTAGATTTAAAGCATAGGACCTCAAAGTACTCATAGAGATTAGAAAAAGTTTAATTCATTACTGGTGTATCATACGATGCCGCAGAAGTGTAACAGTATAAAAGAAATCATAACGCATAACAGGGACTAATGATGAATTTGTTCATCAAATACACTATATACTGAATGTATTATGTTTGCATTGTTTGTGATGTTTCCAAAAACTAGCAAATCAGAGATTCGGAAATTGGTTTCTTTTGAAACTGCTTTGCATGATTAAAATCTGCTTTGTTGAATTTGTATATAATATCATGTGATGTTCCCTGAGAACAAAGTTTCCCTTTGCAAGATCCAAATAATTCTGTTTCCTGGAACAGGTGTCCAGaggcaaaaacataaacatttcCTGAACCTAGATTTTCCTTCAGGCAGTTGCTCCCCCGCGTCACAGTTTCGTACCAGTATAGATTAGTGCATGGAATATCTATAAAGTACGTGGCAACTACCAATAAAAATTGTTCTCAAAGTCCACTGTGTGAGTCAGAGTGAGG
This window harbors:
- the amn gene encoding protein amnionless — encoded protein: MLKTPDVLLLFCLVGAAETLYKQWIPDANYENKTNWDKGAVPCGSDTVQFSAQRKVSVFVESTHAVREIRLPVDGEFILNSGAGFYVVSGQDPDCGAGVTAQFKDPASLQWFNPALWQAAATLNDLHDENFLFSVHEESVPCQYDDVVFKDLSSFSVDTSSSQSTIPVKSVSVLGKMFDSTSEFSQYLSSRSGRLQFHGSSAVTVGHAGCGDPSGCECGNSVNNQEICGTVTCESVSCKKPLLPVGHCCEVCGAIITIKYDTGFNLQTYRERIRQLFLVQPQYKSSQLGMSKVFNSQRLMEVIPFGSTPEIQVVILDQEKGAQAETLAQDIINDARSHGTTIGIVEAEFQASSGSSGNQSGSSAGMVVGIVFGVLIIIAFAVVMVVLIRKGVVKKPRIPSMPSLSSTKKNNDLALGDPLDHGFDNPMFDKPSMLPDIPDLYSTNNSLYLTQTGVHFVNPVYDDSETGFNA